In [Limnothrix rosea] IAM M-220, the DNA window TGGGCCGCCACCGACTGGCCAGCGTTATTGCATTAATTCTGTTGCTCTAGATTTTAAGCCGAAATCTGAGTAGGGTTTTACAAACTTTCAATTTATATTTTGAAATTAGAGTAGAGGTGATCTTTTCGAGATCGGCATTGCGGTGCGCCTCTACTTTTTTTGTGGCAAAATGATGAACCTTAAACGATATTTGCAATCTGTGCAATTTTCTATGCAACCCCATCTTGCGCTAACTCTCGGTGACCCGGCGGGCATTGGTTCTGAGGTTTTATTAAAAGCCCTCGCAGATTTAGACATTCGGCAACTGTGTTCCATCACCATTGTGGGTAATCGTCGTCTTTTAGAGCAGGCTTACGCAGCGTTACGGTTAAAAACGACAGAGCCTTTAGCAGATCCAGGGAATTTAGAGGTGTTTGACCCGATGGGGGATCTTGATGAAACAATTTATTGGGGTCAAGGTTCGGCATTTACGGGGGATTTGGGGTTTCGATATCTTAATGGGGCTATCTACGCGACTTTAGAGGGCAAATTTTCTGGCATTGTTACTGCACCGATTGCGAAGAATTTTTGGCATGAGGCGGGTCATCATTACCCTGGTCAGACGGAAGTATTGGCGCAAAAAACGAATAGTGATCGTTATGGGATGGCGTTTATCGGGCGATCGCCCTACACCGGTTGGACATTGCGCAGCTTGCTGGCAACGACCCATATTCCCCTTGCGGATGTGCCGCAAACTTTGACTCCAGAGCTAATGGATCTGAAATTGGGTTTGCTATTAGAATCCCTCGATAATGATTTTGGGATAAAAAATCCACGGGTGGCGATCGCCGGACTAAATCCCCACAGCGGCGAAAATGGTCAGCTCGGCAGAGAAGAAAAAGATTGGCTCAACGACTGGCTCGATGCCGCTCGACTCAAATATCCCCAAGCCACGCTCACGGGACTGCATCCCCCCGACACCATGTGGGTGAAAACGGGTAAAGCTTGGTACGGCAAACCTAATTTTGAAGCTGGGGCTGATGGTTATCTGGCGCTTTATCATGACCAAGGTCTCATTCCGGTGAAGTTGATGGCGTTCGATTATGCGATTAATACCACGGTTGGTTTGCCTTTTATTCGCACTTCGCCGGATCATGGCACAGCTTTTGATATCGCTGGACAAGGGATTGCCAATCCCACCAGTATGAAAGAAGCTATTCGTTTAGCGGCTCACATTAGCCAATGTCGTTTAGAAGATTCGGCCAGTAGCAAACCTCAAGTAATCTGTTAAGCAGTAAAAAATCTTTAAAATATTGTCTTTTCAGTTGAGTTCGG includes these proteins:
- the pdxA gene encoding 4-hydroxythreonine-4-phosphate dehydrogenase PdxA, coding for MQPHLALTLGDPAGIGSEVLLKALADLDIRQLCSITIVGNRRLLEQAYAALRLKTTEPLADPGNLEVFDPMGDLDETIYWGQGSAFTGDLGFRYLNGAIYATLEGKFSGIVTAPIAKNFWHEAGHHYPGQTEVLAQKTNSDRYGMAFIGRSPYTGWTLRSLLATTHIPLADVPQTLTPELMDLKLGLLLESLDNDFGIKNPRVAIAGLNPHSGENGQLGREEKDWLNDWLDAARLKYPQATLTGLHPPDTMWVKTGKAWYGKPNFEAGADGYLALYHDQGLIPVKLMAFDYAINTTVGLPFIRTSPDHGTAFDIAGQGIANPTSMKEAIRLAAHISQCRLEDSASSKPQVIC